In Moorena sp. SIOASIH, the following proteins share a genomic window:
- a CDS encoding DUF4335 domain-containing protein, with translation MTIRRQYSLPNCTLILEGWSNSTTGAGKQPDARPLLTTLTNAECYVGAMNQPLSGGRDFFEDLVHSVSRYAQEFLSKVPHPQPHAEKPAKVHLQKVEDKNLHRLTLQDTPGSGTMTNSGKPLHVDLNTVELFDLVEAIDQFLADGRTLPDIIVSLQPVSKHYRQAEKPVTERTAPAALGMASLALAAIAFFFVPIPEVREPEPSRTGENTSETSTSTGESDPQAKPTPTPTGTPLSIEELEKVLTTAPEITDPTELRYIQRSLQKRIFRAWGNREQFAGNLKYQVSVGRDGAILGYKPVNGTPLDGSEQTPLPELLYTKTSDNIATQEPIAQFQVLFKQGEDEGILEISPWHGYMGKITLGPEITEIAVINDLKDKVSQEIRDSWNKTSSYPQDLTYRVGVTEEGILADYEAIDKESWDYSQETPLERLMKPAAAGIGSEGTGLVPQKPLAHLRVVFKTNGELDVSPYRSNE, from the coding sequence ATGACAATTCGACGCCAGTACAGTCTTCCCAACTGTACCCTAATCCTGGAGGGTTGGAGTAATAGTACCACAGGGGCTGGTAAACAGCCAGATGCCCGACCATTGCTGACAACTCTAACTAATGCGGAATGCTATGTAGGGGCTATGAACCAACCCCTCAGTGGTGGGCGGGATTTTTTTGAGGACTTGGTACATAGTGTAAGCCGCTATGCTCAGGAATTTTTGTCTAAAGTGCCTCACCCCCAACCCCATGCTGAGAAACCAGCTAAGGTGCATCTGCAGAAAGTCGAGGACAAGAACTTGCATCGACTGACACTGCAAGATACTCCTGGGTCAGGAACAATGACCAACTCAGGGAAACCTCTCCATGTAGATTTGAACACAGTGGAGTTGTTTGACTTGGTGGAGGCGATTGACCAGTTTTTGGCTGATGGACGAACCCTACCAGATATTATTGTTTCGTTGCAGCCTGTTTCTAAGCACTATCGCCAAGCTGAAAAACCAGTAACCGAGCGTACTGCACCTGCTGCACTGGGAATGGCAAGTTTGGCTCTAGCTGCGATCGCATTTTTCTTTGTACCGATTCCAGAAGTACGGGAACCCGAACCTTCCCGAACAGGGGAAAATACCAGTGAAACCAGTACCTCAACTGGCGAGAGTGACCCTCAGGCAAAACCAACACCAACACCAACGGGAACACCACTCTCCATCGAGGAGCTAGAAAAAGTGCTCACAACTGCACCAGAAATTACTGATCCCACAGAGTTGCGCTATATACAAAGAAGCCTGCAAAAGCGAATTTTTCGAGCTTGGGGGAACCGGGAACAGTTTGCTGGGAATTTAAAATACCAGGTTAGTGTTGGCAGAGATGGTGCGATTTTAGGCTACAAACCTGTTAATGGCACACCCTTGGATGGGTCAGAGCAAACCCCCCTGCCTGAATTGCTCTACACCAAGACTTCAGACAATATTGCTACCCAAGAACCTATTGCTCAGTTCCAGGTGTTATTTAAACAAGGGGAAGACGAAGGGATTCTCGAAATCAGTCCTTGGCATGGTTATATGGGTAAGATTACCCTAGGTCCAGAAATTACTGAAATCGCTGTCATTAATGATTTGAAAGACAAAGTGTCTCAGGAAATTCGTGACAGTTGGAATAAAACCTCCAGCTATCCTCAAGATTTAACTTATCGGGTAGGTGTGACTGAAGAGGGTATCCTTGCTGATTATGAAGCAATTGATAAAGAATCTTGGGATTACTCTCAAGAAACTCCTCTAGAACGCCTAATGAAGCCAGCAGCAGCTGGCATTGGTAGCGAAGGGACTGGGTTAGTACCCCAGAAGCCCCTTGCTCATTTACGAGTAGTGTTTAAGACTAATGGTGAGTTAGATGTTAGTCCCTACAGGAGCAACGAATAA
- a CDS encoding DUF3288 family protein produces the protein MEGNQDQQHPQEKRDREIVNRLLQQQPNEYNLAELARLRIRYDSFPGARAIQRDLDLLLQRWQLTEPQLFEKTLTIHQAGKAYRRDNSSGSQDDWT, from the coding sequence ATGGAAGGAAATCAAGACCAGCAACATCCTCAGGAAAAACGCGATCGCGAAATAGTTAACCGTCTTTTACAACAACAACCCAATGAATACAACTTGGCGGAATTAGCCCGACTGCGGATTCGCTATGACAGCTTTCCCGGTGCTAGAGCCATTCAAAGAGACTTGGATTTACTGCTCCAGCGATGGCAACTAACAGAACCACAGCTTTTTGAGAAAACCCTTACGATTCATCAAGCCGGTAAGGCGTATAGACGAGACAACAGTTCTGGAAGCCAGGATGACTGGACGTGA
- the bioD gene encoding dethiobiotin synthase: MNVLLITGTNTEIGKTVLTSVIAAYWQTYHPQESLGIFKPIQTGIGDREIYHQLFDLAQTLEEITPVEFKTPAAPPVAADIEGRQVDLEKVWQGFNTLRSQRDVVLVEALGGLGSPVTHELIVADLARDWRLPTVLVAPIELGAIAQVVANVALARSSRVDLKGIVLNCVQPRTSEEINQLAPIRLIETLTNVKVLGILPHLSDPMDYSKLAQVGSNLDVSGW, from the coding sequence TTGAACGTATTACTAATTACTGGCACCAATACAGAGATCGGCAAAACGGTTTTGACTTCTGTGATCGCTGCTTATTGGCAGACTTACCATCCTCAAGAGAGTCTGGGGATATTCAAGCCGATTCAAACGGGAATTGGCGATCGCGAAATTTACCACCAACTATTTGACTTGGCTCAAACCCTTGAGGAGATCACACCCGTGGAGTTTAAAACCCCTGCAGCACCACCAGTTGCTGCAGATATAGAAGGACGACAGGTTGACCTCGAAAAGGTCTGGCAAGGCTTCAATACTCTGCGCAGTCAGCGGGATGTGGTCTTGGTGGAAGCTTTGGGAGGACTAGGTTCACCGGTGACTCATGAACTGATTGTGGCAGATTTGGCAAGGGATTGGCGATTGCCAACGGTATTGGTTGCGCCGATAGAATTAGGAGCGATCGCACAAGTGGTTGCTAATGTTGCCCTGGCACGCTCATCACGAGTTGACCTCAAAGGCATTGTCCTCAATTGCGTCCAACCTCGTACCTCCGAAGAAATTAATCAGTTGGCTCCGATTAGGTTAATCGAGACTCTAACCAATGTTAAGGTTTTGGGGATTTTACCTCATCTATCTGACCCAATGGACTACTCGAAACTTGCTCAAGTGGGTTCCAATTTGGATGTCAGTGGTTGGTGA
- a CDS encoding serine/threonine-protein kinase codes for MCVTTDLPPMEPPIASGTILQNRYHLLRVLDQGEFNRTYLVEDQGRFNELCALKEFIPPQTETNNLDKSRRLFQQEAGILYKIEHQQIPQFRATFEEDGRLFLVRDYVEGKTYGDLLEQRKALQNQSQPLSSNLDGEVQSPPIAASPTNLGVLSETEVRQLLQQSLPVLDYIHSQGIIHRDITPDNIIMRETDSIPVLINLGVVQELATRLQLPDTPTPTTSIGKSGYAPREQIQTGQVYPSSDLYSLAVTAIVLLTGKEPGELVDNTNLTWNWRPWARVSDELAEILNRMVSDQPSDRYQSAREVLYAFQASGLTPQLPKPKPIPGTTVASAEPGKPREARGAEPSYPVMSQATGNSIWNSPWPLLGIATGLAVLAGIGSWVWVSNVNQQDTGKSPSPKVSVSPSPIYSQLLELSAGKTLSISRNLKANHTINYIIQGKQDQTLKADLSDEGVLMTVLGPDGKPVDNRAKRVRQWEGKFLFTGNYTIQLSPVKGLPDSDYQLGLRLTEAPKPKPKSKPTAEYKIERVNLLQGSKGLRLLGRTSPQKIQRYLVKAKQGQQLKLDVIESDVALTIRYPNGKLVEKASGVQKWQGQLPSSGEYIVDVIAQQERNFAVDISLTD; via the coding sequence TTGTGCGTAACAACTGATCTACCACCGATGGAACCACCGATTGCCTCTGGAACTATTCTGCAAAATCGCTACCATCTGCTCCGTGTCCTTGACCAAGGGGAATTCAATCGGACTTACCTGGTAGAGGATCAAGGGCGCTTCAATGAACTTTGTGCCCTGAAAGAATTTATTCCCCCTCAGACAGAAACTAATAATCTAGATAAGTCAAGGCGACTGTTTCAACAAGAAGCAGGTATCCTGTATAAAATTGAACACCAGCAAATTCCTCAGTTCAGAGCTACCTTTGAAGAGGACGGACGACTGTTTCTGGTGCGAGACTACGTAGAGGGAAAAACCTATGGTGACTTACTAGAACAACGCAAAGCCCTTCAGAATCAAAGCCAACCTCTATCTTCTAATCTGGATGGGGAAGTCCAATCACCCCCAATAGCTGCTAGCCCGACCAACTTGGGAGTCTTATCAGAAACGGAAGTGCGTCAGCTATTGCAGCAATCTTTGCCAGTTTTGGACTACATCCACAGCCAAGGGATTATTCACCGAGATATCACACCTGATAACATTATCATGCGGGAGACGGACAGTATACCGGTTTTGATTAATTTGGGTGTGGTACAGGAACTGGCAACTCGTCTTCAATTGCCCGATACTCCCACACCAACAACTAGTATTGGCAAAAGCGGCTACGCTCCCAGGGAGCAAATTCAGACAGGTCAGGTGTATCCGAGTAGTGACCTCTATTCCCTAGCAGTGACTGCGATAGTGCTACTGACTGGGAAAGAACCAGGAGAACTGGTGGATAATACTAATCTGACTTGGAACTGGCGTCCCTGGGCTAGGGTTAGCGATGAGTTAGCTGAGATATTAAATCGGATGGTTAGTGATCAACCAAGCGATCGCTACCAATCCGCTAGGGAAGTATTGTATGCCTTTCAAGCTTCTGGGTTAACTCCCCAACTGCCAAAGCCCAAGCCAATACCAGGCACGACAGTGGCATCAGCTGAACCTGGGAAACCCAGGGAGGCCAGAGGTGCAGAACCGAGTTACCCGGTGATGTCTCAAGCCACGGGTAACTCTATCTGGAATAGTCCTTGGCCGTTGCTTGGGATAGCTACAGGACTAGCGGTGCTGGCAGGAATAGGCTCTTGGGTCTGGGTGAGCAATGTTAATCAGCAGGACACTGGCAAATCTCCAAGTCCTAAGGTGTCAGTGAGTCCTAGTCCGATCTACAGTCAGCTTCTAGAGCTTTCTGCTGGTAAAACCCTTTCTATATCCAGGAATTTAAAGGCTAATCACACTATTAACTACATTATCCAGGGTAAACAAGACCAAACCCTGAAGGCAGATCTCAGTGACGAAGGGGTCTTGATGACAGTGCTCGGACCGGACGGAAAACCAGTGGACAATCGAGCTAAGCGGGTGCGGCAATGGGAAGGGAAATTTCTTTTCACTGGCAACTACACGATTCAACTGAGTCCAGTGAAGGGTCTACCCGATAGCGATTATCAGCTAGGATTAAGGTTAACAGAAGCACCGAAGCCGAAACCAAAATCCAAACCGACTGCTGAGTATAAGATAGAACGGGTCAATTTGTTGCAGGGAAGCAAGGGTTTGCGGCTACTGGGTCGCACTAGCCCCCAAAAGATTCAGCGCTACTTGGTGAAGGCTAAACAGGGTCAGCAATTGAAGCTAGATGTGATTGAAAGTGATGTGGCTTTAACTATCCGCTATCCCAATGGCAAGTTAGTGGAAAAGGCTTCAGGGGTGCAAAAGTGGCAAGGTCAGCTGCCTAGTTCTGGTGAGTATATAGTAGATGTAATTGCTCAACAGGAAAGAAACTTTGCTGTAGATATTAGCCTTACGGACTGA
- a CDS encoding MlaD family protein, which yields MRSRTIREGSVGLLIVAGLAVFGGLVVWVSGITLGRKSYKFIVNFGNAAGMQVGASVSYRGVQVGRITKIEPGTNGVNVTVEIDDPGLLIPRNVEIEANQSGLIGATNVDIMPLGQLPATAQSLTPFGAQCNSSLVICEEDQINGDVGSTFADLLRNGNRIAELYADPAFFDKINSLAENASNAARDVSELSKEMTQLSRIVRQEVAGLSNATNAVTSAANQTSSLIGLATSSISSTSQQYSQTARELNQLITSANQLLVSNRGNLVTTLDSISQASQDLRVLTSNLTITANQVNSAVYQTDVSQMLRNLENLSANAAQASANLRNVSNTLNSPTNLLVLQQTLDSARVTFENAQKITADLDDLTGDPAFRRNVKDLVNGLSGLVSSTEQLQQQALISQQLEALNTAIDTASSNDPAKTLPIPKSPSKIDLPKIDPIAPADQNLKPDQQKQMFKLLPPAPRKPVK from the coding sequence ATGCGATCGCGGACGATTCGAGAAGGCTCCGTTGGCTTATTAATAGTAGCAGGACTTGCTGTTTTCGGTGGACTTGTTGTATGGGTTAGTGGCATTACCTTAGGTCGAAAGAGCTATAAATTCATTGTCAATTTTGGCAACGCTGCTGGTATGCAAGTGGGGGCATCAGTCAGCTATCGCGGTGTCCAAGTTGGGAGAATCACTAAGATTGAACCCGGTACTAATGGGGTGAATGTCACCGTTGAAATTGATGACCCTGGATTGTTAATCCCCCGCAATGTCGAGATTGAAGCTAATCAATCGGGTTTAATTGGTGCTACCAATGTTGATATCATGCCCCTAGGACAATTACCTGCAACTGCTCAAAGTCTTACACCCTTCGGAGCACAATGTAATTCTTCCCTAGTTATTTGTGAAGAAGATCAGATTAATGGTGATGTGGGTTCCACCTTTGCTGACCTCCTACGGAACGGAAATCGCATTGCTGAACTCTATGCTGATCCAGCGTTTTTTGACAAAATCAATAGTCTTGCGGAAAATGCCTCCAATGCCGCCAGAGACGTGTCAGAACTTAGCAAAGAGATGACCCAGTTGTCCCGGATAGTGCGGCAAGAGGTAGCAGGCTTGTCCAACGCAACGAATGCTGTGACCAGTGCTGCCAATCAAACATCTAGTCTAATCGGGTTGGCAACCAGTAGCATTTCTAGTACGTCCCAGCAATACAGCCAAACGGCAAGGGAACTCAATCAACTGATTACCTCTGCCAATCAACTATTGGTAAGCAATCGGGGAAATTTGGTCACCACCTTGGATAGCATCTCTCAGGCCAGTCAAGATCTGCGTGTATTGACCAGCAACTTAACTATTACCGCGAATCAGGTTAACTCAGCGGTTTATCAAACGGATGTATCACAGATGCTGCGGAACTTAGAAAACCTATCGGCTAATGCTGCCCAAGCATCTGCTAACTTACGTAATGTTTCCAATACTCTCAACAGTCCTACTAATTTACTGGTATTGCAACAAACCCTAGACTCAGCAAGAGTTACGTTTGAAAATGCTCAAAAGATTACCGCTGACCTAGATGATCTGACTGGGGATCCAGCGTTTCGCCGCAATGTCAAGGATTTAGTTAATGGACTCAGCGGCTTAGTGTCTTCTACCGAGCAGCTGCAACAGCAGGCTTTGATATCTCAACAACTGGAAGCTCTGAATACTGCTATAGACACCGCCTCGTCTAATGATCCAGCTAAAACCCTTCCCATCCCTAAGTCTCCCTCTAAGATCGATCTACCTAAGATCGATCCAATAGCTCCCGCTGATCAGAACCTTAAACCAGATCAACAAAAACAGATGTTTAAGCTTTTACCCCCAGCCCCTAGGAAACCGGTTAAATGA
- a CDS encoding ribose-phosphate pyrophosphokinase, whose protein sequence is MSSSVTLELQPILPQIADNNRLRLFSGSANVSLSQEVARYLGIDLGPMVRKRFADGELYVQIQESIRGCDVYLIQPTCYPVNDYLMELLIMIDACRRASARQVTAVIPYYGYARADRKTAGRESITAKLVANLITGAGANRILAMDLHSAQIQGYFDIPCDHVYGSPVLLQYLASKDLTDLVVVSPDVGGVARARAFAKKLYDAPLAIIDKRRQAHNIAQVMNVIGDVKGKTAVLVDDMIDTAGTICEAAKVLRQEGARQVYACATHAVFSPPAVERLSSGVFEEVIVTNTIPLPDAKRFPQLRVLSVANLLGETIWRIHEDSSVSSMFR, encoded by the coding sequence GTGAGCAGTTCAGTTACTTTAGAGCTTCAACCTATTCTGCCCCAGATAGCCGATAACAATCGTTTAAGACTATTTTCTGGTTCGGCAAATGTTTCCCTTTCTCAGGAAGTAGCACGCTATCTAGGTATCGACTTGGGACCGATGGTACGGAAACGATTTGCTGATGGGGAGCTCTATGTCCAAATTCAAGAATCCATCAGGGGGTGTGATGTTTACCTGATTCAACCAACTTGCTATCCGGTGAATGATTACCTGATGGAGTTACTGATTATGATCGATGCTTGCCGTCGAGCCTCAGCGCGGCAAGTTACTGCTGTGATTCCTTACTATGGTTATGCTCGAGCAGACCGTAAAACCGCTGGCCGTGAGTCCATTACAGCGAAACTGGTGGCTAACCTGATTACTGGAGCTGGTGCTAATCGGATTTTGGCAATGGATTTGCACTCCGCTCAAATTCAAGGTTATTTCGATATCCCCTGTGACCATGTCTACGGTTCACCAGTATTGCTACAATATCTGGCTTCTAAAGACCTAACCGATCTGGTAGTAGTTTCCCCCGACGTTGGTGGTGTGGCTAGAGCCAGAGCGTTTGCCAAAAAGCTATATGATGCTCCTCTTGCGATTATCGACAAGCGCAGGCAAGCTCACAATATCGCTCAAGTCATGAATGTGATTGGGGATGTCAAGGGTAAAACTGCGGTGTTAGTCGATGATATGATTGACACCGCTGGCACGATTTGTGAAGCTGCCAAAGTACTGCGTCAAGAGGGGGCTCGCCAAGTCTACGCTTGTGCAACCCATGCCGTGTTTTCCCCACCAGCTGTAGAGCGCCTCTCTAGTGGGGTGTTTGAAGAAGTAATTGTTACCAATACTATTCCACTACCGGACGCCAAACGGTTTCCACAGCTGAGAGTGCTTTCAGTGGCTAACTTATTGGGTGAAACCATCTGGCGTATTCATGAAGACTCTTCTGTCAGCAGTATGTTTCGTTAA
- a CDS encoding ABC transporter permease: MTSSTRDSSIINRFDGAWHRLKLLVTSETFLYVVKRLLQGLLTLLLASALSFAIIQFAPGDFLDTLRQNPKISPERIEELKEQFGLDQPAIVQYWRWLVRVVTKFDFGTSFAYFRPVSSLLLERIPATLLLAVASIFITWAIAIPLGILAAVNQNRTIDRFLQVISYTGQGFPSLITALLLLILAQNLSPLFPVGSMTSINHDDLSSIGKVLDIGWHMILPTIALSITSFAGLQRITRGELLDVLRQDYIQTARAKGLPENRVIYVHALRNAINPLITILGFEFASLLSGSFIAEIFFNWPGLGRLILQAVTAQDLYLVMGSLMMGATMLILGNLLADLLLKVVDPRIRLEDLK; this comes from the coding sequence ATGACTTCTTCTACTAGAGATTCTAGCATTATCAATCGGTTTGATGGGGCTTGGCATAGACTAAAACTTCTGGTCACGAGTGAGACCTTTCTGTACGTGGTCAAGCGACTGTTGCAGGGTCTTTTGACCTTGCTGTTGGCATCTGCTCTAAGTTTTGCCATTATTCAGTTTGCACCGGGAGATTTTCTGGATACCCTCAGGCAAAATCCCAAAATTTCCCCGGAACGAATCGAGGAACTCAAGGAGCAATTTGGTTTAGATCAGCCAGCAATTGTGCAGTATTGGCGTTGGCTAGTACGAGTTGTGACCAAATTTGACTTTGGTACCAGTTTCGCTTATTTCCGTCCTGTGTCATCTCTGTTATTGGAGCGGATACCAGCCACCTTACTCTTAGCAGTAGCCTCAATCTTTATTACTTGGGCGATCGCAATTCCTCTCGGTATCCTGGCTGCTGTTAATCAGAATCGAACCATTGACCGATTCCTACAAGTGATTAGCTACACAGGTCAGGGTTTCCCCAGCCTAATCACTGCTCTGTTGCTGCTCATCCTTGCCCAGAATCTTTCCCCCTTATTTCCTGTAGGTAGTATGACCAGTATCAATCATGATGATTTATCCTCCATTGGTAAGGTTTTGGATATTGGCTGGCATATGATTTTGCCAACTATTGCTCTATCCATTACTAGTTTTGCTGGTCTACAGCGAATTACTAGGGGTGAATTACTTGATGTGCTACGGCAAGACTACATTCAGACAGCCCGTGCTAAGGGACTGCCAGAAAATCGAGTGATCTATGTCCATGCATTGCGCAATGCTATCAATCCTCTGATTACCATCCTTGGCTTTGAGTTTGCTTCTCTACTCAGTGGCTCATTTATTGCTGAAATTTTCTTCAACTGGCCAGGTTTAGGTCGTTTGATTTTACAGGCGGTAACTGCTCAAGACCTGTATCTGGTAATGGGAAGCTTGATGATGGGAGCTACAATGCTGATTTTGGGTAATTTGTTAGCAGACTTGCTGCTGAAAGTAGTTGATCCTCGAATTCGTCTAGAAGATTTGAAATAG
- a CDS encoding adenine phosphoribosyltransferase, protein MNLKSLIRDIPDFPKPGIVFRDITTLLSNPEGLRYTIDTLAQKFQEAGVRADYVVGMESRGFIFGPPIAYQLGAGFVPVRKPGKLPAAVYSAEYDLEYGTDKLEVHQDAFTPNSQVVIIDDLIATGGTAAATVKLVEQAGGQVVGLGFIIELRDLGGRQQLPDVPLITLVDY, encoded by the coding sequence ATGAATTTAAAATCTCTGATTCGCGATATCCCTGACTTTCCCAAACCAGGGATTGTATTTCGGGATATCACTACCCTCCTGAGCAATCCAGAAGGACTACGCTACACTATCGATACCTTAGCTCAAAAATTTCAGGAAGCAGGAGTAAGGGCTGATTATGTCGTGGGTATGGAGTCTCGTGGTTTTATATTTGGACCACCTATAGCTTACCAACTCGGGGCTGGGTTTGTCCCAGTGCGCAAACCGGGTAAACTACCAGCAGCGGTATACTCGGCTGAGTATGACCTAGAATACGGTACAGACAAGTTGGAAGTCCATCAAGATGCTTTCACACCTAACTCCCAGGTTGTGATTATCGATGATTTAATTGCTACTGGAGGAACAGCAGCGGCTACAGTCAAGCTGGTAGAACAAGCAGGCGGTCAAGTGGTAGGTCTTGGCTTTATCATCGAATTACGGGATTTAGGTGGACGTCAGCAACTGCCTGATGTTCCCCTGATCACCCTGGTTGACTATTAG
- a CDS encoding DUF3038 domain-containing protein, producing MLTNSPASQSKPIILDSLPDFRIPAQGCPPRTRLHIDLILLAIEALELGGSEAMLLAARELELQDIIKNRVVLWRMRSTNPWRRSYTRRPLTPQEAKALVVIASHMARRMTVLIRQLLTAYQQLLEKQVPLEQHFRLSKYLERFQAHFRSRMNPRRSKVAAYNSQEKLNQLAISLLSQLLFCTGTSGRQRLWTSLFDGELP from the coding sequence ATGCTGACCAATAGTCCTGCTTCCCAGTCAAAGCCAATAATTTTAGATAGCCTACCTGATTTCAGGATTCCAGCTCAGGGCTGTCCACCACGAACTCGGCTGCATATTGACCTAATTTTACTCGCCATTGAAGCTCTCGAACTGGGAGGTTCTGAGGCGATGCTATTGGCGGCTAGAGAGCTGGAACTTCAGGACATTATTAAAAATCGTGTTGTCCTGTGGCGTATGCGCTCTACCAATCCCTGGCGGCGCTCTTACACACGACGTCCTCTAACTCCACAAGAAGCTAAGGCTTTAGTGGTGATTGCTAGTCATATGGCACGCCGAATGACGGTTCTGATTAGGCAGTTGTTGACTGCTTATCAACAACTACTGGAAAAGCAGGTACCTCTAGAACAACATTTTCGCCTATCTAAGTATTTGGAAAGGTTCCAGGCTCATTTTCGCAGCCGGATGAACCCCCGTCGTTCTAAAGTGGCTGCCTATAACTCTCAAGAAAAGTTGAATCAACTCGCAATTTCTCTATTGAGTCAGCTTCTGTTCTGTACAGGTACTTCTGGAAGACAAAGATTATGGACTAGTTTGTTTGATGGGGAATTGCCTTGA